A stretch of DNA from Doryrhamphus excisus isolate RoL2022-K1 chromosome 6, RoL_Dexc_1.0, whole genome shotgun sequence:
CTACTGTTGTCGTTCCTGGTCGTCTTTGCATTCCCAATGGCCTGAAGACATTTGGGCAACACTTGGGGATTTTTGAAAACAGTCTTAATCGTGGTGCTGTGAACATGACAGAAGCATTTCTAACATCTCACCTCTGTTATGGGATTGGATGCCAAGACTTTGTCTTCAACTTGGGTCTTACTGCCAGATTTGCTTACAACAGCAAAGTATCTCATTGCGTATCGAGCGGACACCGTTTTACCTGCTCCAGATTCTCCACTGATGATGATAGATTGGTTCCTGTGGTTTCTAGTCAAGACATATGACAACTGTCATTCATTCAGgattgcagggggtgctggagcctatcccagctgtcttcgggctagaggcggggtacaccctggactggtcgccagccaatcacagggcacatatagacaaatgaccattcacactcacattcataccaatggacaatttggagtcgctaattaacctagcatgtttttggaatgtgggaggaaaccggagtacccggagaaaacccacgcatgcacaggcagaacatgcaaactccacacagagatggccgagggtgggattgaacttggatcAAAGTTGTCGGCAAAGTTGTCCAATTATGTATTTCATCAATCAAAACAGTCTGGATtctaaaaccaaaccaaactccTCGACAGGCCTTAGACCTTGTTCCACTCTGGAGCTGCCGGAGGGGAGAGTTGGCGAGCTGGTGTTGTTTTATTAACTAATGCGGTACTACTAAATACGtatttatgtacgtttttttcaactcaaaACGCTCAATCTCAAAGATgtatttggtgcagttttaagccataaaaacggccagaaggtggcagaagtacattttatatGAGCTCAGCATGCACATTtcctatataaaaatattaagtgaaAAGGTATGTAGCCATGCAGTTTGCAGGCGGTTACACATTGAAGGGAATtttcatgcatgcacacacacagttcagttcaatTGTAACTAGTAAAGTACACAAAAGACCTGAAGCTAGTATTATTTGCCGATATACTGCAACATTTTGTTCTAGAGAAAGCACACAAGACcgaatttaaaaaatgacagatGACATGACTACACTAAAAAGATGGCTTGATTCAAAAGTGACTGAACCTCAGGAAAACTAAAACAATGTTATTTGGTAATAGCAGTAGGAACATTTATGCGCAAATATAAATAGACAGTGTAGACATTGATAcggtgaatgaaaataaatttctagGAGTCACAACAGatgacaaaaatatgcataaagcAAACAATAACCTGCTACccaaaaacaatgaaattctcattgagaaaaatatgaaattaaaaattaaaacattaaaaaaaattaatgtaaaacacttaatacacacaaacaagacTAAAAACTTTGAGCACATGAGTATGTGCAATGAAATTATGGAACAGACTCAgtataaatctaaaaaaatgttcTACAATTAGCGATTTCAAGAAACATTAACAGCAGTTAATTGGACAAAGTACAAGGAAGGAGAATCATGAACCACAGGGAAATACCCGTAAAATGCTTATGATTACTGCACTTCCTCTTTAATCTTCATTTTCTAGGACTATCTAAGGTATCACATTGTGTGTACTATTATGAAGGTTAAATATCTTATTCACAAATTGTAAGTCTATCATTTTCTTATGTCATTTCAGAATTGGTAAAGGGTACCTGTTGAATACAGTTTCCATCCTATTCCTTTTTggacatatggtaatggtaatggtaatggttttatttcatttgaacatgcatcagattacaattgagtgcatcacataatcagttcacagttccacatgtccaaaaggagtaggaagaagcaaagcttattaaatcctacccctccatctggtacttttacaatcagtaactgttacatttgttcacttcctgctttccataacagtttagggtttttttgttgttgttggtttttttttaataatgcacctcgtaccgaagtacgaggtgatatggaATTGTGACGTGtcatatgtgatgtattccaattTAACATATATGCATGTTCAAGCTAGGTTCACTCACTGAATTCACAGGTGACGCACGTTAACCTCTTTTTATTTACCTGGCCATCTGTTTATAAGCTTCCTCTGCCACTGCAAATATATGAGGGTCCATGTCGCCCATGTTCTGGCCTGAGTATGCATGAATGATTGCATCTCCGTAGATAGGAAGCTGCTTATAAGGATTCAAAGCCACCAGGATAATACCTAAGAAGAGGAGACAACATGTGAAAAACTGAATAACAAATCTCAGTGCTTTTCTCAGAACCTACCACAGTAGGTGTAGATGATCCTGGACTCCAAGAAACGCACTTTGAGGTTGTGCAGGACTGCAGGTTCATGGAGGTAGCTGAGAGCAGTGAGGTCATTCTCCCCCACCAAGATATCCGGGTTGCGAAGAGGAGGGAGTTGCGGTGGCGATGAGTCCACAGTGTACTTGAACTCCTTCAAGTAAGAGATGGAGGTCATGTGATGTGTTAGGACACCTTTTATCCATTAAAGCCGTTGTGTGTGAAAGTTTACTAGTTTTACTTACGGTGCCATCTTCAAGAAGTAGTTGAAGAATATCATCACCATAGTGGTAATCTCGAAGAATTTCTGCTGATTTCCAGACGTGTACTTCATCTGGAATCCACACTCTGTTGTACTGGAGCAGATTACAAAGAGGAAAACATTTAGGTACTGTGAAAAGATGACATTATCATGCTTTAAACATGCACTTTCCTATACCATATCTAGCTCACTCAAAGACAAACACATATTGAgggaaaataaaaactttacaAAGCCTTCTGCCTCCAAGCAAATGAAAAGCATGATACAATATTCCCATATGTCTCTTTTAACACGAGCAACTATCTATATTGTGTTTTAAACCCCCAGTGTACACTTACCCGTGTGTATAGCTGAATTAACGCCATGTTTTGGCATTATTACTGCAATTCCTAGTTACAATATTTGTTTATTCCTTTCCCTTCGAAAAGACCGACACATTTCCTCACAGTTGTGGGTTCACAACTACTGTGAAACCATCATTTAAGCTAGGAAGGATAAAACCTTTTTTCCGGTGTGGTTTTTCAAAATAGTTAAATGACCGCTTAAACATTGCGTTTTTTAAGAAGCTTTTATGAATGTGGGTATTTTACTTTGTTAAAAAACATTCAGATAACCTATAAATGTGACATAGTTGTGTTTTTGGGTTGTTTGGTAAGGCGCCAGCACGCacgtgtgcttttattttgaaagtaacTCGCCGTACAATACCGGCGTGTGTCCCCTTCTGTTTGTTAGAATCACTTACCAGGCGGGAGTCGCTCACCTGTTGCGACTGTAACAGGAGACTCCGCCCACTTGTCTTGTGACGGCGACTTGTCAAGGGAGGGTGAGTTCCTTTGTTCAAGGATACCAAAGCCTAAGAATCCGGATACAAATACCATAAAATCTCATTAGGGggtttaagttgaaaggaaactttttttaaaggatGCCACTACAAAATAGTGCAGTAATTGTGTGGGGTGTATGAGAAAGATTTTCCATTTTATCAAAGGGGCAGGATGAGTTTTGGAGTGTACGAACCTGTCTGATGACTCCATTTGTCATGCTATTTCCTGGAGGATTCTCACTTAAAATCAAAACACTACCTGTAAAATCCATGAGAAAAACATCAGCATGACAGGCCATTTTACTGAAAATTCAGCATTTATACAACAGCTGGTTATGCActtgaaatatttcacttttcttcCCATTAGATAgcataaaaaacttaaaatgagTACTGTTGTTGGATAAAAACTGCTGATGTTTCATTAATCAAGCGACAATAGAGTTAGCATAGTGCAGTTATAGATTTGACAGAGGGACACTCATAAGAATTTAGCATAACTTAATTTAACAGAgcattataacaatatttttaatacattttgtaaatgtaataccagtttgtcttttttccccttctCATAACAGGTGAGTAAAGACCATGGAAAAATGGGAAGTGAAATTGGCTTaacttaaatgtattaaattggCCCTACTGACCTTgttagggttaaaaaaaaactgccaacaGTATAAGAgacaaactttttttaattaaaattaagtgTAAATGCAAATGCCAGcacattcaaaaatatatatatttttaaaaactcacatctggaaaaataatgaaaacacaTCTGtcagcttggtgggaatttcttaaaataaaaaataaaaacaagttttttttctcatccaaTGTCAACTTAAACCCATCTGGAACAATCTTGtagatttaaaattaaatttgtcATTGTGGACAGTGTACTGCTTTAGTCACATGGTacgtccctccatccatccatcttctatgctgcttgttctCACAAGGGTCCTATCCCAGCTCATTTTGGGCAAGAGGTTAGGTCGTACTGGTCCTCGCCTGGGCAGCCTCGCCAGGTCGGGTGGGGTGGGCCTGTTGCCATGGTTGTCCTGCGCTCTTGGGGGGTCTAAATGGTCTGGACAGAGCCCTCTGTGCCCTCCGAAGTGTGgcatatatgtgcatatatttCCTTAAATAAACTTTTCATATGACATGTGTATAAAGTTCGGTATAAACTGATGGCAACCAAAGATGAAACAAACAGAAAATACTGAGCGGCTCTAGATGCGGTGGAGGAAGTCCAGATTAAGACTAGCAGGGATTTGGATGGTTTCTAGTGCCACAGAGGATGGTGAGAAGGAAAGAGTTACAGAAAATATCTTCCTGGCATCCATCATCAATGTGGAGGACTCCCCTCTGTCTTTTAAAATGTTCTGTAAGGTCCAAAAATGAAAAGGTTAATCATCTGATGAGTGCTTCACTCTTGCATGTGCTTGTGTCATAATAACTCACTTTAATGGTGGCGATGAAGGTGGTTGTCACACGCTCTTCAAACTCAATCACTGGCGTGTAGAGGGTCAACACTTTAACAATCTGCAATGGAGAATAGTGATCAAAACTAATGAGCTGTGCACTTCGATGAAACACACAGTAGGTGATGACGGACCTGTGCAGTCGTGAGGCCTGTGCACATGTTGCAAATAGCCTGAGCGTCAGCCTCTGTCTTTTTCTTGACCTGCAGAAGTTGTGCGGCTTGTACAAGAGGTTCCAATGACTCCTTGGCGCCGTACCCGGAGAGCTCCCGCTCCACCAGCCACTCCTCTAACTGCCAGACATTGTACCTGAGCACAGAGGAAGTTGGGAAGCTAGTCAGGCTGTGTTATATGTATGCAAATTGACATAGAATATACTAAAAGTACTGTATAACTATGGTTAAATAAAGTGATTTGGGGAATTTGGGATTTCTGTATTGGCAGCCACACTTCCATCAGTCTACCGCAGGGCAGTTGTGGCTGCAGATGTAGCAGTAGCATTGTACAGTTTAATGGGTTCAATTCACTGTGAAGAGCTTTGGAtactttgaaaagcgctatattgacacaatattgtgttgagaaatataaatagatagatagacttcctttattgtcattgcacaataatacagctgtgaaattgccaaccaaatgtcgttgcctggctcccgtataataataaataataatgtggagaataaatagatgacatcaaatatgaacaacaatgtacagcgtaaacagtaatttgtacaaataattaaaataatttagaataaataataatattctaaattatttaaattatttgtacttagaataaataataatattctaaattatttgtacaaattactgatTGTTGGAAATTACTATTGAAAtggaaaatattctaatttggTCCCTCCCGTGTAACTTCATAAGGTGACCGTAATATTAGAAACAGGTGTTATTGTTCTGCTTCAACCTGAAtaaacatattaataaaaatctGGCAATGAATATTATTAGATTGTTTCTATATAACTTTGATGTTAAGGAAAGTGTAATGTGATCTATGATTGTGCATACCAATTTTTCTTATCTTTTTGTTTCCAGTGAGTGTATAATTGAATCTTATATTGTCAGTAGGTAACAACAGTGTGCCAGTACCTGATCTGCAGGCCTTTACTCCAGGAGCACATGTCCTTCCTTAGAAGCAGGTGATTCAGGGTGACGGCACATATGATATAAAACTGCTGCCGGACGACTTGTTTAATGAGGTCAGAGTCCAACCCATGCTGACACATGGCGGTGTGCCACTGTCCAAGTTGCTGCAGGAGGACTTCCACTGTAACAGCCTCTTCCTCTGGGGAACTTGAGCTCCTCTTCCTCAGACCTGTTGGTTTGGAGCCTAGAACACCCTGAATGGACTCATGCTCCAGCATGCTTGACACTGCACATGACAAACACGGTCAAACCAATTCATATGGATGCATGTGGAATTATTCACATCACCTATGAGGGGCTGCAGGGTGTCCTCCATGCTTTTGATGAGCTGGCGGTAAATTTGGACTGCCAAGTCAGCAAATACGTTCTGGTACTCAGTCAGTTCAAAGTTGGTCAGGCAATGCTGATTCTGCTTTGCAGTGTTGTGGGTCTTGAACGTCTGCATAGATGTTTGGCATATTTAATGCACGTAGGTGGAATGTTAACTGTTTTCAAGTGCACTCATCCTCACCTCATCGCCACTATATTGCTTCAGACAATGAATTAGTCGACACGTGTTGGCCAACCAGAAAGACGACACCACAAAATCACTCCCTCTCTTCTGTAGAAAAAACAATTCACAAATGTCACATGCAGTAAACTGTGTTTCTCAATGCATCGTCTTTATAATGCAACCACAACAAAAAGcttaaatgctttttttcatttcattggaGATACTGGATTGACAATTAGTCTACAGTGGTGTAGAACTATCTGAACCACATCATAATGACTATGAttataaccacaataataaccacaataataaataaaacataaaacattcattcattttctaccacttatcctcacgagggtcacagggggtgctggagcctatcccagctgtcttcgggcgagaggcggggtacaccctggactggtcgccagccaatcacagggcacatatagacaaacaaccattcacactcacattcacacacacatatggacaatttggagttgccaattaacctagcatgtttttggaatgtgggaggaaaccggagtacccggagaaaacccatacatgcacggggagaacatgcaacctccacacagagatgactcgggcctgtgcgctaaccactcggcctctGTGCAGcttcaataataaacatattgaacTGAACATTGTTACCTCTATAAAAGCATACATTTTTGATACACCTAATATTGCACCTACATAgattgcaggtgtacctaataatgtgGGGAGTGAGTGTAAAACATAAAGGGGTGTCAGAGGATCCTGCaaaattaaaacatgacaagtgttATCATTCGTGGGCACTAGCATTTGTTTGTTCCATACAATGTTCTATGGATGAACGGGGTGAGACCAATGTTAGTCATACTCTCGGTTACTTTGTCTCGGTGGGAGGAGGCAGGGTCGGTACCAAATACTCAGAGTACAGAGGGTACTTTTCATAAAAGTAATCTCAGTGTCTAGTAAATAGTGTACCTTAATGACTCCTTTGATGCTGCAGAGAACCGAATTGAGCAGCGTGCTGACTCTCTGATCATCATTGACACTGTCAGCATATCGCAGGCACATAAAGATGATGTAAGCAGGAAGTCCTGGAAGGAAGCTCACAGCGACACCGCGGGCCTTCATATCTGAGACAATGGCAAACAGACACAGCACCTTTATCCATTTCTCATGATAGCTGGAAAGAAACATTGCCGGGAGCAAAACAGGTTTGTCATACCTAAAACCAGATTTTTCACTAGCCGGCTCTCGTCGCCCTCCTTGTACTTCAACATTCCCTGGTACTCCTTCTCTTTACGTGGAATACTCACAGTTCTAGCAGGAGTGTTTATCATCATGTCTGTGTTCTTTTGATCAGCTTGACACAACAGCATGAGGATTCCCagttaatatatgatattaacTGGGCTTCAATAAGCCTTCAATAAGGCTTTCAATGTAAAAGGATTACCTTGAAACGCTTCTACTTTTTTCATGTACAGCTGCAGTTCTTTTTTCAAACTGCTTatagttttgtcttttttctcctgTTGCACCATGAAGTCCTGAAAATATGCAGACATACAAGATTAGAGAAAACTTCACTCTCACTCACACTCAAGACAACAGTAAAcatgatgacaaaaacaaatgtgaaaTACAAACAATTGTTTAAGGTTGACATTTTAAATGGTTGAATCACTGTTTATACTCAAAGACCCCAATATCAGATACAGCATCCACTCTactgagatccaatacaaaagCTATATGAAaaaccataggtatgaatgtgagtgtgaatggttgtttgtctatatgtgccctgtgattggctggcgaccagtccagggtgtacctcgcctcttgccctaagtcggctgggataggctccaccatacgcccacgaccctaatgaggataagcggtatagaaaatggatggatggatggaagaattcAACTGCATCCCTCTGACAAGTGTTCGTTTTTGAGgccagggtgtccaaactttttcatttgAGAGTAGTGGTTCAAGACACGCTAaacagttaaaggggacctattatgatttttttccactttccagacctataaatgtagttagaatattgtatgCTCATGTTAAACCACGCCAGCAttttagataatgaggtttgcgcatttggaagtgagccctgaaagacattTGGGATTACTTTGTTTCAACACtgacctctgtgacatcacagagtgccgggcttccttatatgagtggccagatacgctctctgccctaCGCAAAGCTCTGCTTCCCCTGGTCTAACCCAAGCTCTGTTTCTCGTTTTGCAGTGTTAGCAATGTCttccaggaagtgtttcttcaggtgtaagggaaagctacatttgtttacaattcctaacgaggcaaacatcaggcagaagtggttgtaGTTCCTGATTCGCTACAATCAAAAGAAAATTATTTCAATCTGTCAAGTGCATTTCACCCTGGATTGTTTTGTAAACATCGACCAGtctgcagctggactagcctttatcagtgtcctaactgtgtttattttgtgtaagtaatgaaacaaaagcagttgcctctgtagcattatagagtgcgcatacaGGGAGCGTGAGAGTTGTGAATAGCCATTTCCTACCACAGTCCACccgagttttttaaacattatccATACACATAATACAAGCAGAACAAGTACAAGTTCTGTACAGCCAGCGAGTGAACCCACCAGATTTTCACTAGTGAGCCGAGTGATCTCAAGCTTCAGGCCTGCTTCAATGCGAGCATCTTCAGGTAGGACCAAAGTCTGAGCCAGCAGCTTCTGCTGCAGCTCTTTTTCCTCCTTCAATGTCTTCACTTCATCCTGCAGCTTCTCACACTGCTCATTGTGCTGCTTCTCCAGCTTTTGCATCTGACTCTCCAGAACCCTCGAATGTAAAGTCATAGCAACCAGTTATTGAGTAATAGTTTGtgttaacaacaacaaaacccaCACCTGTTGGTCTCTTTCAAGCCCTCATATGCCAGCCACAGTTCTCCATCCTCATTGAGTGTATGGATGTCAGCGGACCTAAGAGTAAAATATCATATATGACCAGGTATTTGGTCACTATGGTATAAATTTAAGGTTAAGAGTCATGTGGTCTTACCTGTCAAGATTTTGAAATGAGTGCAGGTCACCAAGTTCTAAATTGACACCCTCCCCAATTGCAGAATCCTGGACGTGGGAGTTAATAAGCATAGGTTAAGGAAAAAACTAACCATTCCAATTGCAGTAATGATAGCTAAATGATATTACCCTATATTTCATAGCGTCTTGCCGCACTAGGTGTGACTGGAGAAGAAGCACTTCCTCTTTTCGCATCTCCAGCTCCTCGTTTGAAGAAGTGAGTTGTTCCAACAGTATGTCATAAGGTGTGGAGCCCACAGCAGGGGGCATTAGTTCACTGTTTTCATTGGTCAGGGATTTACGCAGTACACTCAAGTCCTGCTTCAGCCTCTTGTTTTCAGTCTCCAACTCTTGACGCTGAAAGAAATCAAAccaaagcatttttaaaaaaaattgttttagtTTGCGCTTCAgaatttttgttatgttttgttgGAGCTGCTTTGCTGCCATCTATCTACTCTCTGTTGTAGTGCACTGCTGGTCCTGCCGGGGCAGAGCCGACTGCACACACCTAGGAGCATTTCCAGTCTGCAAGCCTTTGCTTGCACAGTCACTCACTGCCAGATTGTTGCAATGTCTACACTACCCACTCAAGCTTCTCTTGTTGTACTACCCTGCTCTTCGCCGATTTTCCAACTGTTGTATTAAAGCTCTGCTTACTTTTTTTAGAAGCTGCTTTAGTTGTAGTTTTGTATGGCATAGTTTTGTGTTTCTTTCCGCTCCTTTTGAGTGTGCTTTTTGTTAATCATTTTTTCTACACATTTTTGTCATCTCTGCTTTGGGGTTCAATCACTGACTATTTGCCAATTTTGCCAATTTTGATCCAACAACATTTGTTTATGACATTCCTTCCACTCCGCTTGGGACATGACAGCAACAtgaagtgacttttttttttaaggttgtaCCTTCAGCGTTTCCAAATCCAGCAGTGCTATGCCAACATTTTTCTCCTCTTCCACATCCTTTACACAGAAAtacacaattaattaaaaattgccaatattaattaaaactacttaaaaaaaactgtcaacatACATTTTCCTCTTGGGCTTTCTTCTCGACTAACTGCAACTCTAGCAACTGTTTGTGCTTCTCCAATTCTCTGACTCTTCTTTGGAGCTTCAAAACCAGTGGTAGGTCGACAGTGGGCGAGGTCTCGGCCTAAGAAGAAAATCAGTGTTGAAAATCTTggttggtagaaaaaaaatctaataaatctACAAGAAATACGAAAAAAAGCTTAAATGCCATATCGCCTTAAAACGCACTAGTGAGCTCTCACTGCTACTGGAACAAGGCTGATATTGGTGAAGTGACTGttgacaaaagaaaaataatatagtatagtcTGCTCACATTCAAACTAATAGGACAGCGGTTTAGAGTGCAGCTGAATAATTACCCTGAATGTACCCTAGATGTTTTGAAAACATATAcgtaaatgataaataaataaaaaaatgtcaacattgccTCTTTTTCTGTTGTGCTGGTCTGTCCATTAGTCAAGTCTACGATTGGGCTACATTCAGAGGAGTTGCTGTTTTTAGATTCTGGCTTCTGACTTCCCAGCGACCGCCCTTCCTTGCTTGAGCTCtataaatgaggaaaaaaaggtaCAGTAAAATAGAAAGCTTTTCTATTGggacaaacacacaacacacataaATATTCCTTACAATGCTGACTTCCAGTTCTTCTTTCAGGTCTTTATGTAGCTCCTCCAGATGCAGATGTTCATTCAGCAGGCTTTGGTACCGGGAGCGTTCTTCTATTAATTCTTTCTCTAGTTTTTCTGCGTTTTCCACTTTGCCTTTAATGTCTGACACCATCAGTTTTACtttacttaattaaaaaaatgttcttctttAGAACACTTAATGTTTATACGGTATATTACCTGTCAACTGTTGGTTTTGTTCTACGATGACCTTTTGGAGGTCTTCCTTTTCATTGCTCAGCAAGCTGTTTTTCACATTCAGCTCCTGTACAACCTAAAAGTAAAAAGAAGCGGATAGAAAAACAGAGCAATTAACACACATAGAACAAGGTTAAATGTTTAACTGTTAAAACAGcatacaacaataatataagTACTATGTATTATCCATctactttctatgccgcttatcctcgcgggtatgctggagcctatcccagctgactttgggcgagaggaggagtacaccctggaatggttgccagccaatcacagggcacatatagacaaacaaccattcacactcacattcatacctatggacattttggagtcagcaattaacctagcatgtttttggaatgtgggaggaaacgtgagtaaacccacacacgcacggggagaaaatgcaaaccccacacagagatggccaaaggtgggatttaactctggtttcctagctgtgaggtctgcacgctaaccactcgaccgccgtgcagccctgtgcaataaacattaaataaaatataaaattgcaATAAATGCGCCAACATGTATGCATGCTCAAAGTACTACTAAAGTACATATTTTCTACAACAATTAAATCATGCAGTCGAACCAACAACAGAACAGACAATGACATCATATAGTGGACTCCACATTGACTTCCAGGTACACAAACAATATAACGAACCAGTGCAGATGCAGGCAATCTGAAAAATAGATAAAACACTGGTAAAGTTTGTAGAAGCAAGCCTACCAGCTGTGTCTGCTCCTTATCAACCTTTCTCTGATCCTCCAGGACCTCCTTCTGTCTGAGAGTGTTGTCCAGCTCCTGCTGAAGAAAGGAGAGCCGCTCCAGTAGCGAAGGGAGCGTCTCTGCCTCAGCTCGAGCCTTTTGCTCTGACCTATGAAGGTTTTCTATCTCTTTGCAGTGTCGTTCTCGCTCCATTTCTTGGGCCTTTGCTGCAGCATTCAGCCTCTCACTGAGCTCTCTGACTTCTTTGTGCTGTGGGAGCATGCAAACACATGGTGTGCATGTGATGTGATGACAACGCCCAATTACACTGCATTTCAAGGCAAGTTTGCTCTTTTTCTTACAGTaaagatacatttttaatacacaTATTTTTGCATAATTCAGGGTCGtaacattatggtaatggtggCAGAAATCATTACGTGAGAGCTTTACTGATCCCATGTTTACATACAACGTAAACATGTATAcataaaattgaaattgaaagtatgacaaaaaaacagctatgaatttacaatttaaaaatttgtatatgtacagtatatcagaATCCAAATTTACTTGTATCTCTTATATCACTTATTAGTGATAAGTACTAATAACTATCATTTACTAGTACTTCACACAAATTTTACACTTACTTTATCccttttttatttctaataataatacattttatttatattgcactttacattacagaaatctcaaagtgctacaaagaaagcataaaacctacagtgaagcGATAAAACAACCCAAcaaaaggtatatatatatttaaaaaaaaaggctaagaaAAGGCCTTTCTTCCTTTTCCGTAACACTGCGCAAGGCTTATAGTTTCATTATTTTAACTCGTAAAATTTaacttatattattttaataataatataatgataaaatgtAGCCAAGTGAAATATGTACAAGTTATGGTGTGAGTGAATTATCAGTAATAGATACAGAGAAAGGGTAGGATTAAGCTcagttttttctcttaatgcTCTCACCTCCTCGTCTATCTTGTGCTGCAACTGCATAATCTTGTTCTCCATGCCAATGTTGAGCTTCTTGAAATGCTCCACAGAACGCGCCTCCACTTTGAGCTTCTTCAGTTCTTTCTTGGCCATGATGCGTCGAACACAG
This window harbors:
- the LOC131130934 gene encoding unconventional myosin-Va-like isoform X2: MRTYLLEKSRVVFQAYGERNYHIFYQLCASSHLPEFQNFKLGSADDFHCTNQGENPVIDGMDDTKEMCNTRRALTLLGICESHQMEMYQILAAILHLSNVEVKSHSQDRSSISPDNAHLVVFCELMGVPCDQMAHWLCHRKLKATTETYIKCVSKANAVNGRDALAKHIYARLFSWIVGCINNVLKSAVKHHSFIGVLDIYGFETFDINSFEQFCINYANEKLQQQFNLHVFKLEQEEYMKEQIPWTLIDFYDNQPCINLIEANLGILDLLDEECKMPQGSDGTWSQKMYSTLLKQNTHFHKPRLSNIAFIIHHFADKVEYQCDGFLEKNKDTVNEEQIEVLQNSKFAFLLKLVEGNKKTTSSTKRPTTSFTGRSGRSPGANKKTVGMQFRQSLHLLMDTLNATTPHYVRCIKPNDHKEPFSLDPLRAVQQLRACGILETIRISAAGFPSRWTYQEFFSRYRVLMKQKDVLPDGKETCRNVLKNLIQDQNLYKFGKNKIFFRAGQVAYLEKLRSEQLRRACVSIQKTIRCWLARKKYLRMKQSAITIQRHVRGHQARCYVDFLRRTRAAVVIQSNVRMWAARRRYQKVRSASVVIQCFFRKYAARKLYYKLLYEQKVLVIQKWTKGWLARKHYQRTRADIILLQSCVRRIMAKKELKKLKVEARSVEHFKKLNIGMENKIMQLQHKIDEEHKEVRELSERLNAAAKAQEMERERHCKEIENLHRSEQKARAEAETLPSLLERLSFLQQELDNTLRQKEVLEDQRKVDKEQTQLVVQELNVKNSLLSNEKEDLQKVIVEQNQQLTDIKGKVENAEKLEKELIEERSRYQSLLNEHLHLEELHKDLKEELEVSISSSKEGRSLGSQKPESKNSNSSECSPIVDLTNGQTSTTEKEAETSPTVDLPLVLKLQRRVRELEKHKQLLELQLVEKKAQEENDVEEEKNVGIALLDLETLKRQELETENKRLKQDLSVLRKSLTNENSELMPPAVGSTPYDILLEQLTSSNEELEMRKEEVLLLQSHLVRQDAMKYRDSAIGEGVNLELGDLHSFQNLDRSADIHTLNEDGELWLAYEGLKETNRVLESQMQKLEKQHNEQCEKLQDEVKTLKEEKELQQKLLAQTLVLPEDARIEAGLKLEITRLTSENLDFMVQQEKKDKTISSLKKELQLYMKKVEAFQADQKNTDMMINTPARTVSIPRKEKEYQGMLKYKEGDESRLVKNLVLDMKARGVAVSFLPGLPAYIIFMCLRYADSVNDDQRVSTLLNSVLCSIKGVIKKRGSDFVVSSFWLANTCRLIHCLKQYSGDETFKTHNTAKQNQHCLTNFELTEYQNVFADLAVQIYRQLIKSMEDTLQPLIVSSMLEHESIQGVLGSKPTGLRKRSSSSPEEEAVTVEVLLQQLGQWHTAMCQHGLDSDLIKQVVRQQFYIICAVTLNHLLLRKDMCSWSKGLQIRYNVWQLEEWLVERELSGYGAKESLEPLVQAAQLLQVKKKTEADAQAICNMCTGLTTAQIVKVLTLYTPVIEFEERVTTTFIATIKNILKDRGESSTLMMDARKIFSVTLSFSPSSVALETIQIPASLNLDFLHRI